The following coding sequences lie in one Syntrophales bacterium genomic window:
- the cas2 gene encoding CRISPR-associated endonuclease Cas2 — MDMIVAYDIANPKRLAKIAKIMKDYGVRVQKSIFEVTAKGGGFEQMRRRVEAVIVPEEDGVKYFPLCDKCSGTVEIIGQGIFIDPDEEFYIY; from the coding sequence GATCGTGGCGTACGACATTGCCAACCCGAAGCGGCTCGCCAAGATTGCCAAAATCATGAAGGATTACGGAGTCCGGGTGCAGAAGTCGATTTTTGAGGTGACGGCGAAAGGAGGAGGGTTCGAGCAGATGCGCCGCCGCGTGGAAGCGGTGATCGTGCCGGAGGAAGACGGCGTCAAATATTTTCCCCTCTGCGATAAGTGCTCGGGAACCGTCGAAATCATCGGCCAGGGAATCTTCATAGACCCCGACGAGGAGTTTTACATTTATTGA